In Aliarcobacter faecis, a genomic segment contains:
- a CDS encoding ParB/RepB/Spo0J family partition protein: MDLSKIANITAGKTKTTGISAFSELEILKVYPNPNQPRKVFEDIESLASTIKEHGLLQPITVVKKDDGYIIVSGERRYKAHLFNKAKTIKAYILNVEDEKIEELTLIENIQRNDLTDFETAKYIVKLWETRRYEKKQDLAKILGKSESYISKAFSSLKLDDDILEDIETNKQAIPISVMDEISRVKDKDVQKEVYQKYNAGEITRDDIKEYKKPVNLKTEYFGSFEFICENHFMKDELENLLDIKLNKLLSSNKNYNCIVEKINKKQDYFQSEERLVFTLKTSKKNLEVLKGFGKNWFRVSNSFLENKLYRFTITLSAFQEKEIKETKNEIEIKRKLLNTFIYNEPLRWEDGTTIQSKFIDKNLPFEDINVTGRGYHGNKGAFTFNEINACFVFIGIKVGDYCIVSDSNEQYNLTITKVEELEDNLLLENELSVIGEVHPESFSCLEFKKINAYFYYNNLKNPDNFQGFRKGEKYKLVLKEIETKKEEINHTLERFEEAEKDLVGQAKTFTKNFPTGNLEATFKVDDLVQDKEFIDTDNKIPNTTFEKIIDYGVIDDFEYSLKFNYIDANFYFTRPRNGVTPRFDKNKKYKITIEEVENAK; encoded by the coding sequence ATGGACTTATCAAAAATAGCTAATATAACAGCTGGTAAAACTAAAACAACTGGAATTAGTGCATTTAGTGAACTTGAAATATTAAAAGTTTATCCAAATCCAAACCAACCAAGAAAAGTTTTTGAAGATATAGAAAGTTTAGCAAGTACCATAAAAGAGCATGGATTACTTCAACCTATAACAGTGGTTAAAAAAGATGATGGATATATAATAGTTTCGGGTGAACGAAGATATAAAGCTCATCTTTTTAATAAAGCTAAAACTATAAAAGCTTATATTTTAAATGTAGAAGATGAAAAAATAGAAGAGCTTACTTTGATTGAAAATATACAAAGAAATGATTTAACAGATTTTGAAACAGCTAAATATATAGTTAAGCTTTGGGAAACTAGAAGATATGAAAAAAAACAAGATTTAGCAAAAATCTTAGGAAAAAGTGAAAGTTATATTTCAAAAGCTTTTAGTTCTTTGAAACTAGATGATGATATTTTGGAAGATATAGAAACAAATAAACAAGCTATTCCAATATCTGTTATGGATGAAATATCAAGGGTAAAAGATAAAGATGTTCAAAAAGAGGTTTATCAAAAATATAATGCAGGTGAAATTACCAGGGATGATATAAAAGAGTATAAAAAACCAGTAAATTTAAAAACTGAATATTTTGGAAGCTTTGAATTTATCTGCGAAAATCATTTTATGAAAGACGAGTTAGAAAATTTATTAGATATAAAACTAAATAAACTTTTGAGTTCAAATAAAAATTATAATTGTATAGTTGAAAAAATCAATAAAAAACAAGATTATTTTCAATCCGAAGAAAGATTAGTATTTACATTAAAAACTAGTAAAAAGAATTTAGAAGTTTTAAAAGGTTTTGGGAAAAATTGGTTTAGAGTATCAAACAGTTTTTTAGAAAACAAACTATATAGATTTACAATTACATTATCAGCTTTTCAAGAAAAAGAGATAAAAGAGACTAAAAATGAAATTGAAATAAAAAGAAAGCTTTTAAATACTTTTATTTACAATGAACCTTTAAGATGGGAAGATGGAACTACAATACAAAGTAAATTTATTGATAAAAATTTACCTTTTGAAGATATAAATGTAACAGGAAGAGGTTATCATGGAAACAAAGGTGCATTTACTTTTAATGAAATAAATGCTTGTTTTGTTTTTATAGGTATTAAAGTTGGAGATTATTGTATAGTTTCTGATTCTAACGAACAATATAATCTGACTATTACAAAAGTAGAAGAATTAGAAGATAATTTATTATTAGAGAATGAGTTAAGTGTAATAGGAGAAGTTCATCCTGAAAGTTTTTCTTGTTTAGAATTTAAAAAAATAAATGCTTATTTTTATTATAACAATTTAAAAAATCCAGATAATTTTCAAGGTTTTAGAAAAGGAGAAAAATATAAGCTAGTTCTTAAAGAAATTGAAACTAAAAAAGAAGAAATAAATCACACATTAGAAAGATTTGAAGAAGCTGAAAAAGATTTAGTTGGTCAAGCAAAAACTTTTACTAAAAATTTTCCCACGGGAAATTTAGAAGCAACTTTTAAAGTTGATGATTTAGTTCAAGATAAAGAGTTTATTGATACAGATAATAAAATACCAAATACAACTTTTGAAAAAATTATTGATTATGGTGTGATTGATGATTTTGAATACTCTTTAAAATTTAATTATATCGATGCTAACTTTTATTTTACTAGACCACGAAATGGTGTAACACCTAGATTTGACAAAAATAAAAAATATAAAATTACAATTGAAGAGGTAGAAAATGCTAAATGA
- a CDS encoding DNA cytosine methyltransferase: MLKIATAFSGGLAAVEFALKYENINHEIVFACEFDKYARQQYLHFHKEPKTFYEDIRTLKATKYLNQIDLFVWGSPCQDLSIAGKRKGFSGEKSSLFREGARVQAEMKPKIFIFENVKGLLSSNGGADYKEVCDTFRTQGYHIVTLQMNTKDYGIPQNRERVFIVGFLDIEKYHRYKEPKPFKLTKRLKDLLDLKVDKKYFLSQKLINGFIRKENNFKGSFKAKDLSKDFVANCLGTLNGCRRTDNYIKVGYINQDTQASQVFSSLGVAPTLSAGTKGYSQGYIEDIGLIQVGTLDIKGHESLRRVYGDNGISPSLVTKSGANTIPKIQTKTNIRRLTPKECFRLQGVKDEDIKIVVSDTQAYKITGNAISVNVMQYLLKSLFVEDLQKENLFDF, from the coding sequence ATGCTAAAAATAGCAACAGCATTTTCAGGTGGACTTGCTGCAGTTGAATTTGCATTAAAATATGAGAATATAAATCATGAAATAGTATTTGCTTGTGAATTTGACAAATACGCAAGACAGCAATATCTACACTTCCACAAAGAACCAAAAACATTTTATGAAGATATTAGAACTTTAAAAGCTACAAAGTATTTAAACCAAATAGATTTGTTTGTTTGGGGTAGTCCTTGTCAAGATTTATCTATTGCAGGAAAAAGAAAAGGTTTTAGTGGAGAAAAATCATCACTATTTCGTGAGGGTGCAAGAGTTCAAGCTGAAATGAAACCTAAAATATTTATATTTGAAAATGTAAAAGGTTTATTATCTAGCAATGGTGGAGCAGATTATAAAGAGGTTTGCGACACTTTCAGAACTCAAGGTTATCATATAGTAACTTTGCAGATGAACACTAAAGATTATGGTATTCCACAAAATAGAGAAAGAGTTTTTATAGTTGGATTTTTAGATATAGAAAAATATCATAGATACAAAGAGCCAAAACCTTTTAAACTAACAAAAAGATTAAAAGATCTATTGGATTTAAAAGTTGATAAAAAATATTTCTTATCCCAAAAACTAATAAATGGCTTTATAAGAAAAGAAAACAACTTTAAAGGTAGTTTCAAGGCAAAAGATTTAAGTAAAGATTTTGTTGCCAATTGTCTTGGTACTTTAAATGGTTGTAGAAGAACTGATAACTATATTAAAGTAGGATATATAAATCAAGATACTCAAGCAAGTCAAGTTTTCTCTTCCCTGGGAGTAGCACCAACATTAAGTGCAGGAACTAAAGGCTACTCTCAAGGTTATATAGAAGATATAGGATTGATTCAAGTTGGAACACTAGATATTAAAGGACACGAAAGTCTAAGAAGAGTTTATGGAGACAATGGAATAAGTCCATCTTTAGTTACAAAAAGTGGTGCGAATACTATTCCTAAAATTCAAACTAAAACAAATATTAGAAGACTTACACCAAAAGAGTGTTTTAGGCTTCAAGGTGTAAAAGATGAAGATATAAAAATAGTTGTAAGCGATACTCAAGCTTACAAGATAACAGGGAATGCAATAAGTGTAAATGTTATGCAGTATTTACTAAAAAGCCTTTTTGTAGAAGATTTACAAAAAGAAAATTTATTTGATTTTTAA
- a CDS encoding ParA family protein — protein MIITVAHSKGGVGKSTLAWNLANALLQENKKIKIADIDFQQTCYFLNLLAENRFEVLQPQTGAELLEIISNIQDDEHLIIDTGGFDIDINRLAIQKANKVLVPLSESPMDIIGFETFKAILSESNIQINVVLNNVFHSQKDFSSITSILDFNYMKLLDTKIIQRKIYKTVLANGGSVFESNNSKAKKEIKALLNELLKC, from the coding sequence ATGATTATAACAGTAGCACACTCAAAAGGTGGAGTTGGAAAATCAACTTTAGCTTGGAACTTAGCAAATGCACTTTTACAAGAAAATAAAAAAATAAAAATAGCAGATATAGATTTTCAGCAAACTTGCTATTTTTTAAATTTACTAGCTGAAAATAGGTTTGAAGTTTTACAGCCACAAACTGGAGCTGAACTTTTAGAGATTATTTCAAATATACAAGATGATGAACACTTGATTATTGATACAGGTGGATTTGATATAGATATAAATCGTCTTGCAATTCAAAAAGCAAATAAAGTTTTAGTTCCACTTAGTGAAAGCCCTATGGACATTATAGGATTTGAAACATTTAAAGCTATCTTATCAGAGTCAAATATTCAAATAAATGTAGTTTTAAATAATGTATTCCATTCACAAAAAGATTTTAGTTCTATTACTTCAATTTTAGATTTTAACTATATGAAACTTTTAGATACAAAAATTATTCAAAGAAAGATTTATAAAACTGTTTTAGCAAATGGTGGTAGTGTTTTTGAGTCTAATAATTCAAAAGCAAAAAAAGAGATAAAAGCTTTACTAAATGAGTTGTTAAAATGCTAA
- a CDS encoding terminase gpA endonuclease subunit translates to MILRTCGVDVFDWGIEYLIVDWTDESISKIVASGKINGDFESKDFQKILKKMLKIFKVDVTTIDSGGHKTEYVYTFCEKYKKIFAIKGVCPSSDKIVDSVTTVRQNLKLYMVAFRNAKRRLVDINKVEIEVNDIFALAVISKEIASLK, encoded by the coding sequence ATGATTTTAAGAACTTGTGGTGTAGATGTATTTGATTGGGGTATTGAATATCTTATTGTAGATTGGACCGATGAATCTATTTCTAAAATAGTAGCTAGTGGTAAAATAAATGGAGATTTTGAAAGTAAAGATTTTCAAAAAATATTAAAAAAAATGCTTAAAATATTCAAAGTAGATGTAACTACAATAGATAGTGGAGGACATAAAACAGAATATGTTTATACTTTTTGTGAAAAATATAAAAAAATATTTGCTATAAAAGGAGTCTGTCCATCTTCAGATAAGATAGTAGATAGTGTAACAACAGTAAGGCAAAATTTAAAATTATATATGGTAGCATTTAGAAATGCAAAAAGAAGATTGGTTGATATAAATAAGGTTGAAATTGAAGTAAACGATATATTTGCTTTAGCTGTCATATCAAAAGAAATAGCCTCTTTAAAATAA
- a CDS encoding helix-turn-helix domain-containing protein — MIKPIRNEADYEATLKRIDELMEAVPNTQEFDELEVLVTLVESYEEKHYYIEAPDPIAAIKFRMEQEDLKQKDLVPIIGDSAIVSKVLKGQRKLTVEMIKNLHDKLQIPFESLFGKMAIN, encoded by the coding sequence ATGATAAAACCTATAAGAAATGAAGCTGATTATGAAGCTACTTTAAAAAGAATTGATGAGCTTATGGAAGCTGTTCCTAACACACAAGAGTTTGATGAACTTGAAGTTTTAGTTACTTTAGTAGAGAGCTATGAAGAGAAACACTATTATATAGAAGCACCTGATCCAATAGCTGCTATAAAATTTAGAATGGAACAGGAAGATTTAAAACAAAAAGACTTAGTACCAATCATCGGAGATAGTGCAATAGTATCAAAGGTTTTAAAAGGACAAAGAAAACTAACAGTTGAGATGATAAAAAATCTACACGATAAACTACAAATCCCTTTTGAGAGCCTTTTTGGGAAAATGGCTATAAACTAG
- a CDS encoding type II toxin-antitoxin system HigB family toxin: protein MRVISKKTIKDFYEQTIYQDSKEPLEAWHKETVKANFKNPNDIKEQYRNASIVGNNRVVFNIHGNKYRLVVKINYFAQVMYIRFIGTHKEYNKIDVTQI from the coding sequence ATGAGAGTTATTTCCAAAAAAACAATAAAAGATTTTTATGAGCAAACTATATATCAAGATAGTAAAGAGCCACTAGAGGCTTGGCATAAAGAGACAGTAAAAGCTAACTTTAAAAATCCAAATGATATAAAAGAGCAATATAGAAATGCAAGTATAGTAGGAAATAATAGAGTTGTTTTTAATATCCACGGAAATAAGTATAGACTAGTAGTAAAAATAAACTACTTTGCACAAGTTATGTATATAAGATTTATTGGTACCCACAAAGAGTACAATAAAATAGATGTAACACAGATTTAG
- a CDS encoding DUF6694 family lipoprotein, which produces MLKISLSSILLALLLIGCGTPRIDTSNDEKMKSSIQEVKKSLTVEKQKEFDEALQIILFSQINFKNILLNMSSIDNLNNDVKVLLNNKTADEVIQEATKIRVAKIEEEKKIKEAKLEEEKKRALAKIKELEEKKLNIEKSKEILKKIEILSASFEQKTIQYSNLKEPIINLQVKNSTDKAISKIYFEGTVKSIGREIPWITETFNYSIPGGLEVGEIANWSLSPNMFSKWGNVETPKDVILEVEVLKINGADEKEIASIIKFTSEDEEKLKTLKEKYN; this is translated from the coding sequence ATGTTAAAAATCTCATTATCAAGTATATTACTTGCTTTATTATTAATCGGTTGTGGAACACCAAGAATTGATACATCAAATGATGAAAAAATGAAAAGTTCTATTCAGGAAGTTAAAAAGTCTTTAACAGTAGAAAAACAAAAAGAATTTGATGAAGCATTACAAATTATACTATTCAGTCAAATTAATTTTAAAAATATATTATTAAACATGTCTAGTATAGATAATCTTAATAATGATGTAAAAGTATTATTAAATAATAAAACTGCAGATGAAGTAATTCAAGAAGCTACAAAAATACGTGTTGCAAAAATTGAAGAAGAAAAGAAAATCAAAGAGGCAAAACTAGAAGAAGAAAAAAAAAGAGCTTTAGCTAAAATTAAAGAACTCGAAGAAAAAAAGTTAAATATTGAAAAATCAAAAGAAATACTAAAAAAAATTGAAATTTTAAGTGCATCATTTGAACAAAAAACTATACAATATTCAAATCTTAAAGAACCAATAATCAATCTTCAAGTAAAAAATTCTACAGACAAAGCTATATCAAAAATTTATTTTGAAGGAACTGTAAAATCTATTGGAAGAGAAATACCTTGGATAACAGAAACTTTTAATTATTCCATTCCTGGAGGCCTTGAAGTAGGTGAAATTGCAAATTGGTCTTTATCTCCAAACATGTTTTCTAAATGGGGAAATGTTGAAACTCCAAAAGATGTAATTTTAGAAGTAGAAGTTCTTAAAATTAATGGAGCTGATGAAAAAGAAATTGCTTCAATAATAAAATTTACTAGTGAAGATGAAGAAAAACTTAAAACTTTAAAAGAAAAATATAACTAA
- a CDS encoding S24 family peptidase — translation MTFNVELFSKLIESKDYTNQDLVDILKNKYDIEITIDTMKSYRRKNGKNATPTLDKLNAFSEILSTSIDALSGKKLETNVKSVPVLSTASCGSAQINCLQDEKMKTFIHEDEWNKDLYAVIACGDSMATEIYDGDIAIIDPSAKFQNGDMVYYKIDEESAIKVYFEDEDNYLINFIPFNTNDNFKIKTIRKDDKETKDKLICHKVVHVVSSKKNNRAARLKMIGR, via the coding sequence ATGACATTTAATGTAGAACTATTTTCAAAACTTATAGAAAGTAAAGACTATACAAATCAAGATTTGGTTGATATTCTAAAAAATAAATATGATATTGAAATCACAATAGATACAATGAAATCTTATAGAAGAAAAAATGGTAAAAATGCAACTCCAACACTTGATAAATTAAATGCTTTTTCTGAAATATTAAGTACAAGCATAGATGCATTAAGCGGAAAAAAATTAGAAACAAATGTTAAATCTGTTCCTGTTCTATCAACTGCATCATGTGGTAGTGCCCAAATAAATTGTTTGCAAGATGAAAAAATGAAAACTTTTATTCACGAAGATGAATGGAACAAAGACTTATATGCAGTTATTGCTTGTGGTGATAGTATGGCAACTGAAATATATGATGGAGATATAGCTATCATAGATCCATCTGCAAAATTCCAAAATGGAGATATGGTTTACTATAAAATAGATGAAGAGAGTGCTATAAAGGTATATTTTGAAGATGAAGATAACTATCTTATAAACTTTATACCATTTAACACAAATGATAATTTCAAGATAAAAACTATAAGAAAAGATGATAAAGAAACAAAAGATAAGTTAATTTGTCATAAGGTAGTTCATGTTGTAAGTTCTAAAAAAAACAATAGAGCAGCTAGACTCAAGATGATAGGTAGATAA
- a CDS encoding phage regulatory CII family protein: protein MAEYLHIGNKRQKEHGLLVTINKSIVKYCKKSNIDKTSFAIKIGLASENSLLNKLKKSREDTDITITELIHITEITSNYEPLKYLNEMFGFVMVSSEPEEDITVEQLNQITDEAQIESNEFFAVTKIANKDKKISVEEKNNMLKEGMEALEKLKEQLEAIRKIKPFDLEDDEDE from the coding sequence ATGGCTGAATATTTACATATTGGAAATAAAAGACAAAAAGAGCATGGTTTACTTGTAACTATCAATAAATCAATAGTTAAGTATTGTAAAAAAAGCAATATTGATAAAACTTCTTTTGCCATAAAAATAGGTCTTGCAAGTGAAAACTCTCTTTTGAATAAACTCAAAAAAAGTAGAGAAGATACAGATATAACAATTACTGAGCTTATACATATTACAGAAATAACTTCAAACTATGAACCGCTTAAATACTTAAATGAAATGTTTGGTTTTGTGATGGTTAGTAGTGAACCTGAAGAAGATATAACAGTAGAACAGTTAAATCAAATAACAGATGAAGCACAAATAGAATCAAATGAATTTTTTGCAGTTACAAAAATAGCAAATAAAGATAAAAAAATATCTGTTGAAGAGAAAAACAATATGCTAAAAGAGGGTATGGAAGCTCTTGAAAAACTAAAAGAGCAACTTGAAGCAATAAGAAAAATAAAACCTTTTGATTTAGAAGATGATGAAGATGAATGA
- a CDS encoding helix-turn-helix domain-containing protein — MASIKDEIHQYLKNGNSITPAIAAEEFNCYCLAAVILKLRKKGITILSEKIEGTQSKRYWIDNAR, encoded by the coding sequence ATGGCAAGTATTAAAGATGAAATTCATCAATATCTAAAAAATGGAAATAGTATCACTCCAGCTATTGCAGCAGAAGAGTTTAACTGTTATTGTTTAGCAGCTGTTATCTTGAAGCTTAGGAAAAAAGGTATAACTATTTTAAGCGAAAAGATAGAGGGAACTCAAAGTAAAAGATATTGGATAGATAATGCAAGATAA
- a CDS encoding DnaB-like helicase C-terminal domain-containing protein, with the protein MQDKNNINIEKAVLSSIFFDYENIYIAKEYLVPKDFYFPAHQKIYEAMLKLHSEDMPIDEDFIRKNIKDLNDNIFLEILSANPITNIKAYVKDIKDSSIKRELISLATTIKKVSIEDDVNASQAVATVEDELYKITDTTKTYKSRNISQIVESFKQKHKLAGTQEGLGRFIKIGITNFDNKFKGFEPGSYVIIGARPSMGKTSLALQIALTNIKRQKGVIVDSLEMSAEDLIMRMVAQESQEDITDLLSGLVKDFDSFQKTLNYFSSNQYLHIDDKVLTFNQLKSKFLKIKRARDKTGLPTNVWIIDHIGYVKTNWKFKRHEELSIGSKMLKELAKELGITIIVLSQLNRTVTDRKGLAKNKPQMSDLKDSGSLEEDADYIVFPHRDSYYESKEKNIIENPVNDAIIIVDKNRNGPCGVIKTQYKGPTTTFGSFPIIEYAHKEQKDREYQEPLNADIPEILM; encoded by the coding sequence ATGCAAGATAAAAATAATATAAATATTGAAAAAGCAGTTTTAAGCTCCATATTTTTTGATTATGAAAATATCTACATAGCTAAAGAGTATTTAGTTCCAAAAGATTTTTATTTTCCTGCTCATCAAAAAATATATGAAGCTATGCTAAAACTTCATAGTGAAGATATGCCAATAGATGAAGATTTTATAAGAAAAAATATAAAAGATTTGAATGATAATATCTTTCTTGAAATACTTTCTGCAAACCCTATCACAAATATAAAAGCTTATGTAAAAGATATCAAAGATAGTTCAATTAAAAGAGAATTGATATCTTTAGCTACAACAATAAAAAAAGTAAGTATTGAAGATGATGTAAATGCTTCACAAGCAGTTGCAACAGTAGAAGATGAACTGTATAAGATAACAGATACTACAAAAACATATAAGAGTAGAAATATCTCACAAATAGTTGAGTCTTTTAAACAAAAACATAAATTAGCTGGAACTCAAGAGGGCTTAGGTAGATTTATTAAAATAGGTATAACTAACTTTGATAATAAATTTAAAGGATTTGAACCAGGTAGCTATGTAATTATTGGTGCTCGTCCATCTATGGGTAAAACTTCCTTGGCTCTTCAAATAGCTCTTACAAATATAAAAAGACAAAAAGGTGTTATTGTAGATAGTTTAGAGATGAGTGCTGAAGATTTAATTATGAGAATGGTAGCTCAAGAGAGCCAAGAAGATATAACTGATTTATTATCTGGACTTGTAAAAGATTTTGATAGCTTTCAAAAAACATTAAACTATTTTAGCTCTAATCAATATCTACACATAGATGATAAAGTTTTGACTTTTAATCAACTCAAATCAAAATTTCTAAAAATTAAAAGAGCAAGAGATAAAACTGGACTTCCAACTAATGTTTGGATAATTGATCATATTGGATATGTAAAAACAAACTGGAAATTTAAAAGGCACGAAGAGTTAAGTATTGGTTCTAAAATGCTCAAAGAGTTAGCTAAAGAGTTAGGTATAACTATTATTGTTTTATCTCAGTTAAATAGAACTGTGACGGATAGAAAAGGCTTAGCTAAAAATAAACCACAAATGAGTGATTTAAAAGATTCAGGTAGCCTTGAAGAGGATGCAGACTATATAGTTTTCCCCCATAGAGATTCATACTATGAATCTAAAGAGAAAAATATTATTGAAAATCCAGTTAATGATGCAATTATAATTGTTGATAAAAATAGAAATGGTCCTTGTGGTGTGATTAAAACTCAATATAAAGGACCAACAACAACTTTTGGGAGTTTCCCAATTATAGAATATGCACATAAAGAACAAAAGGATAGGGAATATCAAGAGCCTTTAAATGCTGATATTCCAGAGATACTTATGTAA
- a CDS encoding phage tail protein, with protein sequence MKIEIDYKELEKLKENISKEVFNKTFTATVNEIFNNSFSKTRTQIKKKWNIDIKQENKEWVFANKSTGKTNKRNGRMKLTRANVNNKYIILDISGTPLNLSLFEFTWTQEIEAKKTFKSAMKVIKKMHNMDKLNKNKVRVNILKSQITTLESAFVATMKNGHIGIFERLGSKRLPILEKRTITPQSMFKQVDFENILEKDFDEKMLSRFFHNLERLSNGYWK encoded by the coding sequence ATGAAAATAGAGATTGATTATAAAGAACTTGAAAAATTAAAAGAAAATATTTCAAAAGAAGTATTTAATAAAACCTTTACAGCAACTGTAAATGAGATATTTAATAATTCATTCTCAAAAACTAGAACTCAAATTAAAAAGAAATGGAATATTGATATTAAACAAGAGAATAAAGAATGGGTATTTGCAAATAAATCAACAGGAAAAACAAATAAAAGAAATGGAAGAATGAAATTAACAAGAGCAAATGTAAATAATAAATACATTATTTTGGATATATCAGGAACTCCTTTAAACCTTTCACTATTTGAATTTACTTGGACTCAAGAAATTGAAGCAAAAAAAACATTTAAATCAGCTATGAAAGTTATTAAAAAAATGCACAACATGGATAAGCTAAATAAAAATAAAGTTAGAGTAAATATTCTTAAGTCTCAGATAACAACTCTTGAAAGTGCTTTTGTTGCAACAATGAAGAATGGGCATATTGGTATCTTTGAAAGATTAGGGAGTAAAAGATTGCCAATACTTGAAAAAAGAACAATTACTCCTCAATCAATGTTTAAACAAGTTGATTTTGAAAACATTTTAGAAAAAGATTTTGATGAAAAAATGTTGAGTAGATTTTTTCATAACTTAGAGAGGTTAAGTAATGGTTATTGGAAATAA